A portion of the Leptospira kanakyensis genome contains these proteins:
- the pheT gene encoding phenylalanine--tRNA ligase subunit beta, with amino-acid sequence MKLSVDWLNEFTPLSQIPFEKVLEKINTSICEIDDVEEFKVHLSSVITVKIKSLEKHPNAEKLQTTIATDGSKEYQIVTAATNVNVGDIVPLALPGTKLDGKEILDSELRGVRSQGMYCSEKELGLALESSGVLIFPADTSLGISVRKLYLWEDTILTIDNKSITHRPDLWNHFGFARELASQLQLPLNDFPFQADTKWESGNEGLTVEKTDNAHAYYVCSIQNVNITPSNTKIKSRLEKCGIRSINNVVDVSNYLLLELGQPTHFFDRERLKSTSFSVVKSKEGDSFPLLDDTTPKLQKDLLLIQNGKDPVALAGVMGGKDSAVIDSTKNIVMESAVFKREDVRYTIRKTNIRTESAVRYEKGLDSYTCLPVMKRAVQLLKENGNPNIKVYEPQGFNQTESKSVTIQTNLTFLRNKLGKNISQSEVTEILNRLGFKVTNKEEELTVLVPKYRQNYDVTIPEDLVEEIGRTIGYASIKTEALSMAVETPIRNPLRELERRVKNFLALEMGFNEVYNYSFASPTDSKFESKEESSSLKIANEMPDEHSLLRNSLFPGLIKQAKLNQDRFESVNLFELGRTYHKEGKGTELAEERRWMSILSLSKNKPNDLTGVELEFLQVRETISELFQYLNLPKFEWAKTNRNYFHPSAGLVLTYDGVEIAELGILHTRYADEYDLKRRAILSKINMEKLVEVWEKYGRNSHFVPPSNFPQGQLDLSLLMNEKDATESFANLVKEMKIPELESVFVQTIFQGETVGEGKKSVTYRFRLMSYDKTFTQDRFKELSDSLVETAKKNGYSLR; translated from the coding sequence TTGAAACTTTCAGTTGATTGGTTAAACGAATTTACCCCGCTCTCCCAGATTCCGTTCGAAAAGGTTCTGGAAAAAATTAATACATCCATTTGCGAAATTGATGATGTGGAAGAATTTAAAGTCCACCTATCGTCGGTTATCACTGTCAAAATCAAATCACTGGAAAAACATCCCAATGCGGAGAAACTGCAAACAACCATCGCCACAGATGGCTCCAAGGAATACCAAATTGTCACAGCTGCCACCAATGTGAATGTGGGTGACATTGTTCCTTTGGCTCTTCCGGGAACCAAATTAGATGGAAAAGAAATTTTAGATTCGGAACTAAGGGGTGTTCGTTCCCAAGGGATGTATTGTTCCGAAAAAGAATTGGGTCTCGCTTTAGAATCTTCTGGTGTTTTGATTTTCCCTGCGGACACAAGTCTTGGAATCTCCGTTCGCAAACTATATTTATGGGAAGATACCATTCTCACGATTGATAATAAATCCATCACACATAGACCAGACCTTTGGAATCATTTTGGATTTGCACGTGAACTGGCATCCCAACTCCAATTGCCTTTGAATGATTTTCCTTTCCAAGCAGATACAAAATGGGAATCCGGAAATGAAGGACTCACCGTAGAAAAAACAGACAATGCACACGCGTATTATGTTTGTTCTATACAGAATGTAAATATCACTCCATCAAATACCAAAATCAAATCTAGACTCGAAAAATGTGGAATTCGTTCGATCAATAATGTTGTGGATGTTTCCAACTATCTTTTGTTAGAGCTAGGGCAACCCACACATTTTTTTGACCGCGAAAGATTAAAGTCCACATCCTTTTCTGTTGTAAAATCAAAAGAAGGTGACTCCTTCCCTTTGTTAGATGATACAACTCCAAAACTTCAAAAAGATCTTCTTCTCATTCAGAATGGAAAAGATCCCGTTGCCCTCGCGGGTGTGATGGGAGGAAAGGATTCTGCGGTGATCGATTCTACCAAAAACATAGTGATGGAATCGGCAGTTTTCAAAAGAGAAGATGTTCGTTATACAATCCGTAAAACCAATATCCGTACAGAATCTGCGGTTCGTTATGAAAAAGGTTTAGATAGTTATACTTGTTTACCTGTGATGAAACGGGCAGTGCAACTATTGAAGGAGAATGGAAATCCAAACATCAAAGTTTATGAACCTCAAGGTTTCAACCAAACAGAATCAAAATCGGTTACCATTCAAACGAATCTAACTTTCTTACGTAATAAATTAGGTAAAAACATTTCACAAAGTGAAGTCACGGAAATCCTAAACAGACTTGGATTCAAAGTCACAAACAAGGAAGAAGAATTAACGGTTCTTGTTCCTAAATACAGACAAAACTATGATGTTACAATCCCCGAAGATCTTGTGGAAGAAATTGGAAGAACCATTGGTTATGCTTCGATCAAAACTGAAGCCCTTTCTATGGCAGTGGAAACACCAATTCGAAATCCATTACGTGAATTGGAAAGAAGGGTCAAAAACTTCCTCGCTTTAGAAATGGGATTCAACGAAGTTTATAATTATTCTTTTGCCTCCCCTACTGATTCTAAATTCGAATCAAAAGAAGAAAGTTCGTCCTTAAAAATTGCCAATGAAATGCCAGACGAACATTCGTTACTACGAAACAGTTTATTCCCAGGACTTATCAAACAAGCCAAACTCAACCAAGACCGATTTGAGTCTGTTAATTTGTTTGAACTAGGTAGAACCTATCATAAAGAAGGAAAAGGAACGGAACTTGCGGAAGAAAGACGTTGGATGTCCATCCTTTCTCTTTCCAAAAACAAACCAAATGACTTAACAGGTGTTGAATTAGAGTTCTTACAAGTTAGAGAAACCATTTCTGAACTTTTCCAGTATTTAAACCTACCGAAGTTCGAATGGGCCAAAACAAATCGAAACTATTTCCACCCTAGTGCTGGACTTGTTTTGACTTACGATGGAGTTGAGATTGCCGAACTAGGCATCCTTCACACGCGTTATGCGGATGAATATGATTTAAAACGCAGAGCCATTCTTTCTAAAATCAATATGGAAAAGTTAGTGGAAGTTTGGGAAAAGTATGGAAGGAACTCACATTTTGTTCCACCTTCTAATTTCCCGCAAGGCCAATTGGATCTTTCTTTACTCATGAACGAAAAAGACGCAACTGAATCTTTTGCAAACCTCGTGAAAGAGATGAAAATTCCAGAACTAGAATCTGTTTTTGTCCAAACCATCTTCCAAGGGGAAACAGTGGGTGAAGGAAAAAAATCTGTCACCTATCGGTTTAGACTTATGTCCTATGACAAAACATTTACACAAGATAGGTTCAAAGAACTTTCTGATTCCCTTGTAGAAACAGCAAAGAAGAACGGATATAGTTTAAGATAA
- a CDS encoding 7TM diverse intracellular signaling domain-containing protein: MRALLTVILSGLVLSCSRLEIQKSITDDSFVPQKIDYAISSAIDVDFQKLRWTPIFKNNLSLGFQSDHVYLRIKATNQTSANKLILDLGNPHLDFVRLYEEGNPEPIKEGGDFIAHSHWDAFSKSIAFELDWKENETKTLILETKSSSNISYLIRFYSKETFYLKENLENTILGFFYGTIFIMVIYNLFIYFILKEKAYISYSISIFFNLALQMYLNGILNQIVTLDHPEIHNRIGSIIVTCSALSGWTFAQQTLNLRELNPWSHRLIQSLKIIVLFYILIPYSYLSIPIAVRLGNLIAQIFVVSVLVVALVNYSTGNKQARLFLFGWITLLFGILMYTLMQNGILPVNLFTIYANQIGSTLEAGILSLALANKINELKEEKANTQALALVTLEEKVRERTKTLDESLNLIKKDLNVAKKIQKTLFSDIKTSDPRIHFHSYYQSMSEVGGDFYDLTQVKPDYYRIFVADATGHGIQAALITMAIKAEYESLKMIYDHPDDLVFHMNQIFINKYSNVQTIFTCSVCDIDLKNKMLFYASAGHPDQIHQRIHDIKLLPRTGKIIGLMDHTQYRVIEHQIEEGDRIFLFTDGIFEQFNEDKELFGEERLYDILKENLKMSLDHTMAKVLSELSSFTEGDVKQDDITFIGCEIQSLS; encoded by the coding sequence ATGAGGGCACTCCTAACAGTCATTTTGTCGGGTTTGGTCTTATCCTGTTCCCGACTGGAAATACAAAAGTCTATCACTGATGATAGTTTTGTTCCGCAAAAAATCGATTATGCGATCTCTTCGGCCATTGATGTAGATTTTCAAAAACTCCGATGGACACCAATCTTTAAAAACAATTTAAGTTTAGGTTTCCAATCGGATCATGTTTACCTTCGGATCAAAGCAACCAACCAAACTTCTGCAAACAAACTGATCCTTGATTTAGGAAATCCACATTTAGATTTTGTTCGTCTCTATGAAGAGGGAAATCCAGAACCCATTAAAGAAGGTGGAGATTTTATTGCCCATTCACACTGGGACGCTTTTTCTAAATCCATTGCTTTTGAATTGGATTGGAAAGAAAATGAAACAAAAACATTAATCCTAGAAACAAAATCTTCATCAAATATAAGTTATTTGATTCGATTTTATTCCAAAGAAACTTTTTATTTAAAAGAAAATTTAGAAAACACCATTCTGGGATTTTTTTACGGAACCATATTCATTATGGTAATTTATAATTTATTCATTTATTTTATCTTAAAAGAGAAAGCATACATTTCCTATTCCATATCCATTTTTTTTAATTTGGCCTTACAAATGTATTTAAATGGAATTCTCAATCAGATAGTCACATTAGACCATCCAGAAATTCACAATCGAATTGGTAGTATCATTGTTACTTGTTCCGCATTATCAGGTTGGACTTTTGCCCAACAAACTCTCAATCTACGAGAACTAAATCCTTGGTCTCATAGACTCATCCAATCTTTAAAAATCATTGTTCTATTTTATATTTTAATTCCGTATTCCTATCTATCCATTCCCATTGCCGTTCGTTTAGGAAATCTAATTGCACAAATTTTTGTTGTTTCTGTCCTTGTGGTCGCCTTAGTCAATTATAGTACGGGAAATAAACAAGCCAGGTTATTTCTTTTTGGTTGGATTACCTTACTTTTTGGAATTTTAATGTATACTTTGATGCAAAATGGTATTTTGCCTGTGAATCTATTTACGATTTATGCAAATCAAATTGGCTCCACTTTAGAAGCTGGCATTTTATCACTTGCTCTTGCCAACAAAATCAACGAACTAAAAGAAGAAAAAGCAAATACCCAAGCATTAGCACTAGTGACATTGGAAGAAAAAGTTAGAGAACGAACAAAAACTTTGGATGAATCATTAAACTTAATCAAAAAGGATTTGAACGTTGCTAAAAAAATTCAAAAAACTTTGTTTTCTGACATTAAAACAAGCGATCCAAGAATTCATTTCCATTCCTATTACCAATCAATGTCAGAGGTGGGTGGAGATTTTTATGACCTAACACAAGTAAAACCTGACTACTATCGAATTTTTGTAGCAGATGCCACAGGACACGGAATCCAAGCCGCTCTCATCACCATGGCAATCAAAGCAGAATACGAATCACTCAAAATGATTTATGATCATCCTGACGATTTAGTATTTCATATGAACCAAATTTTTATTAACAAATACAGTAATGTTCAAACCATATTTACTTGTTCTGTCTGTGATATTGATTTAAAAAACAAAATGTTATTTTATGCTTCTGCAGGACATCCCGACCAAATCCATCAGAGAATTCATGACATCAAACTCCTTCCAAGGACTGGGAAAATCATTGGACTTATGGATCATACCCAATACCGGGTCATCGAACACCAAATTGAAGAAGGGGATCGTATTTTTCTTTTTACCGATGGAATTTTTGAACAATTTAACGAAGACAAAGAATTGTTTGGTGAAGAACGATTGTATGATATTTTAAAAGAGAACCTAAAGATGAGTTTGGATCATACAATGGCAAAAGTACTCAGCGAACTATCTTCGTTTACAGAAGGAGACGTAAAACAAGACGATATAACATTTATCGGTTGCGAAATTCAAAGTCTAAGTTGA
- a CDS encoding gamma carbonic anhydrase family protein has product MPVFTKPFIHPSATAFGMIEYGTSVSLWPGAVVRADMNTIKLGSYVNIQDNSTLHTDSTSPISIGEWTLVGHNVMIHGCKIGKGVLVGIGSIILDSAEIGDGSQIAAGCMIRGGKKIPPRSLVVPDGSDIKIFPGKAKPELTVAGCIEYAHLSIRFEKNIFVPFQKEEEKHFVSQAKEIISKLGI; this is encoded by the coding sequence ATTCCTGTTTTTACCAAACCATTCATCCACCCATCTGCCACTGCTTTTGGTATGATTGAATACGGAACTTCCGTATCTTTATGGCCGGGTGCTGTGGTGCGGGCCGATATGAATACAATCAAACTAGGAAGTTATGTCAATATCCAAGACAATTCCACTTTACACACAGATAGCACAAGTCCCATAAGTATCGGCGAATGGACATTAGTTGGACACAACGTAATGATCCATGGTTGCAAAATTGGAAAAGGGGTTCTTGTTGGGATTGGCTCTATCATTCTTGATAGTGCAGAAATAGGTGATGGTTCCCAAATTGCTGCTGGTTGTATGATTCGCGGTGGGAAAAAAATCCCTCCCCGATCCCTTGTGGTTCCCGACGGATCAGATATCAAAATTTTTCCAGGCAAAGCAAAACCAGAATTAACAGTAGCTGGATGTATCGAATACGCCCATCTTTCTATTCGGTTTGAAAAAAATATCTTTGTTCCCTTTCAAAAAGAAGAAGAAAAGCATTTCGTATCCCAAGCTAAAGAAATCATTTCAAAGTTAGGGATCTAA
- a CDS encoding MFS transporter encodes MKKIIDKLQILGIFSITQTVFQIGTVMIMAVSALAGQNIAPAPESASLPISFVILGTLLGLIPASRIMKWKGSKFGLLTGTVIGILGAALISYAMYEKNFILFSVAHLLYGFHQAFIQYLRFVAMESVPTHDRASALSWILIAGIPAAFLGPLAGLYGKELFPNSLYLGCYLILIFNLCLQFFFILFLPTPNKEITNTNLTNNDLSPRTSVRPFSYHIQNFGLWVSILATAFSFGIMAMLMSALPVAMKSHGHEMHASTLVLQWHILGMYIPSFFSGQLVRKMTAPYLILLGIFVMALESFAALQGTEFLPFATALILLGIGWNFMYVGGTNLLVEQYHPSEKNSIQAVNDTIVYSFAILSTYSAGYLENKIGWLSLNLVSIPFLVIMAGLVIFFIQKNGKKPKIL; translated from the coding sequence ATGAAAAAAATTATAGATAAATTACAAATCCTAGGAATTTTTTCGATCACACAAACTGTCTTTCAAATTGGAACTGTTATGATTATGGCAGTCTCTGCACTGGCAGGCCAAAACATAGCACCTGCTCCAGAATCTGCTTCTTTACCTATATCCTTCGTGATTTTAGGAACTCTGCTGGGTTTAATTCCTGCATCCAGGATCATGAAATGGAAAGGAAGTAAATTTGGATTACTTACAGGGACAGTCATTGGAATTTTAGGTGCGGCTCTTATATCCTATGCTATGTATGAGAAAAATTTCATTCTTTTCTCCGTTGCACATTTGTTATATGGGTTCCACCAAGCATTTATCCAATATTTAAGATTTGTTGCCATGGAATCTGTTCCAACTCATGATAGAGCAAGTGCATTGTCTTGGATTTTAATTGCAGGAATTCCAGCGGCATTTCTTGGCCCACTTGCCGGCCTCTATGGAAAGGAACTTTTCCCAAACTCATTATATTTGGGATGTTATTTAATTTTAATTTTTAACTTATGTTTGCAGTTTTTCTTTATCCTATTTTTACCCACACCCAACAAAGAAATAACAAATACAAATCTAACGAATAATGATTTATCTCCAAGAACATCGGTTAGACCATTCTCTTATCATATTCAAAATTTTGGACTATGGGTTTCTATTTTAGCAACTGCCTTTAGTTTTGGAATCATGGCGATGCTTATGTCTGCTTTACCTGTTGCAATGAAATCACATGGCCATGAAATGCATGCGTCCACTTTGGTATTACAATGGCATATTTTAGGGATGTACATTCCTTCTTTTTTCTCAGGCCAATTGGTGCGAAAAATGACAGCACCGTATTTGATTCTTTTGGGAATTTTTGTGATGGCTCTGGAAAGTTTTGCGGCACTCCAAGGGACTGAATTTTTACCTTTTGCAACAGCGCTCATTTTACTTGGTATTGGTTGGAATTTTATGTATGTAGGTGGAACAAACCTACTTGTCGAACAATACCATCCATCGGAAAAAAACTCCATCCAAGCGGTAAATGATACAATCGTTTATTCTTTTGCGATCCTTTCCACTTATAGCGCGGGTTATTTGGAAAACAAAATCGGTTGGCTTTCTCTCAATTTAGTAAGTATTCCTTTTTTGGTGATAATGGCGGGGTTGGTCATTTTCTTTATTCAGAAGAATGGAAAAAAACCAAAAATTTTATGA
- a CDS encoding DUF1330 domain-containing protein has translation MENQLLSLETIIGIQVKDDELYTKYRTEMKYLLDKYEGGFRYDFKIQETLKSETESSINRLFLIYFKNKERKLSFFADPEYKKIREKYFVPSVESTTQIAEYERYF, from the coding sequence ATGGAAAATCAACTATTATCATTAGAAACCATTATAGGTATTCAAGTAAAGGATGATGAACTTTATACGAAATATAGAACTGAAATGAAATATTTGTTAGATAAGTATGAAGGTGGTTTTCGGTATGATTTCAAAATCCAAGAAACATTAAAATCGGAAACAGAATCTTCTATCAATCGACTATTTTTAATTTATTTCAAAAATAAAGAAAGGAAACTCAGTTTTTTTGCAGATCCCGAATATAAAAAAATAAGGGAAAAATATTTTGTCCCATCGGTTGAAAGTACAACTCAAATCGCTGAATATGAAAGGTATTTTTAA
- a CDS encoding acyl-CoA thioesterase: MTNTNDLPAKSPQDSAVETRHLVLPNDANHYGTAFGGAIMSWIDSIAAMSAQRHSGHEAVTASIDRINFITPIQIGDHVNLKAMVNYVGTTSMEVGVQVNRENPYTGEMVRATTAYLSFVALDSNKKPCPVPPLRLESELEKRRYAEGKLRIEMAKEFAARIKVGRK; encoded by the coding sequence GTGACGAATACTAATGATTTACCTGCCAAGTCTCCCCAAGATTCCGCTGTAGAAACTAGACACCTTGTACTTCCTAACGATGCGAACCATTATGGAACAGCATTCGGTGGGGCTATCATGAGTTGGATTGATTCGATTGCGGCGATGTCGGCGCAAAGACATTCCGGTCACGAAGCGGTGACGGCTAGTATCGATCGTATTAATTTCATCACACCAATCCAGATCGGTGATCATGTGAATTTGAAAGCTATGGTAAATTATGTGGGAACTACTTCGATGGAAGTAGGCGTACAGGTAAACCGCGAAAACCCATATACAGGCGAAATGGTCCGAGCTACAACCGCCTATCTCTCGTTTGTTGCTTTGGACTCAAACAAAAAACCTTGTCCCGTTCCTCCCTTACGATTGGAATCGGAACTGGAAAAACGTAGATATGCAGAGGGAAAACTCCGAATTGAAATGGCAAAAGAATTTGCAGCCAGAATCAAAGTTGGAAGAAAATAA
- a CDS encoding putative bifunctional diguanylate cyclase/phosphodiesterase, with translation MVTDKHNYVYWTKFRKDTSPLLRRFLLVTSALFIVAAVLHIIPFFTNQGEIDYIFLFVDLGISGILYLEYLLKNKVPLVVRVFSLIGTTIFISVLSFVRSGLLGTGEISLAFIIISFFVFLPPILSLVSSLLISILPGIFGIMVYFSWLQFPEFLGIRNNSPREWYFKSVSLIIFSILSGFLIQRLRAKLIKNIVYLKESRSKILKNKKHIDKLAFYDSLTHLPNRYLFENLINNRIEFSKPETFLLLINIKGLRVINALHGISFGDQILTLIGSVLKQFTEERPDTLVASLGGDEFILWIQNSTKTKIEEAIVKFDLNNNQILTPERLGHRLQYRVSGIQFPKDTKHLDEMIRKLSIAMNVAREESLPKLVWFQPGMESKIEREQKLKIYLEKTINQKSFKIAYQEKVDISSGKTIGLEALARWDAPEFGNVPPDEFIPIITKSELIVPFGKCIFEKVISHIPKLLETYGKEIQVSINISPIFFLYPNFNEYIIHCLTEQKIEPKNIIFEITEDVFLDEIETIERIVSELRSKGISVSLDDFGKGYSSLHYMQKIQFDELKIDKSFLDDIANSDRNFLLLESICHLADSLGLKTIAEGIENEDQILRLKQTSCHVVQGYLYSRPEILFD, from the coding sequence ATGGTAACAGATAAACATAACTATGTCTATTGGACGAAATTCAGGAAGGACACAAGTCCTCTGCTTCGCCGCTTTTTATTAGTTACGTCTGCTTTGTTTATTGTTGCAGCAGTTTTACACATCATTCCATTTTTTACAAACCAAGGAGAGATTGATTACATTTTTCTTTTTGTCGATTTAGGAATTTCCGGAATTTTATACCTAGAATATTTATTAAAAAACAAAGTTCCACTCGTCGTTCGAGTTTTTAGTTTGATTGGTACCACTATTTTTATATCCGTTTTGTCATTTGTTCGCAGCGGATTACTCGGAACCGGAGAAATTTCCTTAGCCTTTATCATCATTTCATTTTTTGTTTTCCTTCCACCAATCCTCAGTTTGGTTTCATCACTTTTAATATCTATCCTTCCTGGAATATTTGGTATCATGGTTTATTTCTCATGGTTGCAATTCCCAGAATTTTTAGGAATCCGAAACAATAGCCCAAGGGAATGGTATTTTAAATCTGTTAGTCTTATCATTTTTTCGATCTTAAGTGGATTTTTAATCCAAAGACTTAGAGCAAAATTAATCAAAAACATAGTTTATTTAAAAGAATCAAGAAGCAAAATACTTAAAAACAAAAAACATATAGATAAATTAGCATTTTATGATTCTTTAACTCATTTACCAAATAGATATTTGTTCGAAAATTTAATTAACAATAGAATTGAGTTTAGCAAACCAGAAACATTCCTCCTACTGATCAATATAAAAGGTCTTAGAGTCATTAATGCATTACATGGAATTAGTTTCGGTGATCAAATACTGACACTCATAGGAAGTGTTTTAAAACAATTCACTGAAGAACGACCGGATACCTTGGTTGCCAGTTTGGGCGGTGATGAATTTATCCTTTGGATTCAAAATTCAACGAAAACAAAAATTGAGGAAGCAATCGTAAAGTTTGATCTTAATAACAACCAAATACTCACACCTGAAAGATTGGGACATAGACTACAATACCGCGTTTCCGGAATCCAATTCCCTAAAGATACAAAACATTTAGATGAAATGATTCGTAAACTTTCCATCGCAATGAATGTGGCCAGAGAAGAATCTTTGCCAAAATTAGTTTGGTTCCAACCTGGAATGGAATCAAAAATAGAAAGAGAACAAAAACTTAAAATATATTTAGAAAAAACCATCAATCAAAAAAGTTTCAAAATTGCTTATCAAGAAAAAGTTGATATTAGTTCCGGAAAAACAATTGGACTCGAGGCTCTGGCACGGTGGGATGCCCCCGAGTTTGGCAACGTTCCTCCCGACGAATTCATTCCAATCATCACAAAATCAGAGTTAATTGTTCCATTTGGGAAATGTATCTTTGAAAAAGTAATTTCACACATTCCTAAATTACTAGAAACCTATGGAAAAGAAATCCAGGTTTCTATCAACATATCACCAATTTTCTTTTTATATCCAAATTTTAATGAATATATCATCCATTGTTTAACAGAACAAAAAATAGAACCAAAAAACATAATATTCGAAATCACCGAAGATGTGTTCTTGGACGAAATCGAAACCATCGAACGAATTGTTTCTGAACTTAGATCCAAAGGAATTTCTGTATCCTTAGATGATTTTGGAAAAGGATATTCCTCCCTTCATTATATGCAAAAAATTCAATTTGATGAATTAAAAATTGATAAATCGTTTTTAGATGATATTGCAAATTCTGACAGAAATTTTCTACTTCTAGAATCGATTTGCCATTTGGCCGACTCTTTGGGACTAAAAACAATTGCAGAAGGGATTGAAAATGAAGACCAAATCCTCCGCCTCAAACAAACTTCTTGTCATGTTGTCCAAGGTTATCTATATTCAAGACCAGAAATACTGTTTGATTGA
- a CDS encoding cation diffusion facilitator family transporter: MGQGHNHSKHDHHSHNHNHNHSSSSSKNLALAFLLNLSFSLLELIGGLFSNSIAIISDAFHDFGDALSLALVWYLQKISTKPKDSLFDYGYKRFSILGALIISVILSVGSIFMIIESIKRFITPEETKADVMFALAIIGVIVNGIAMIRLNHGKSLTEKAVFLHFLEDILGWIAVLIGSVVMMYFKVPWFDPLLSLSIALWILWNAYGNIKQVMVVMLQAVPESVDRNDLIEHWEKIKGIQSVHDIKIWSLDGNHHVASLHVLIDKTVKLNEFQKIKEKIRKVALEFEIIHTTIELETDGEQCKLHSD, from the coding sequence ATGGGACAAGGTCATAATCATTCTAAACACGACCATCACTCGCACAACCATAACCACAATCATTCGTCCTCCTCGTCTAAAAATCTAGCCCTAGCATTTTTACTTAACTTAAGTTTTTCCCTTCTAGAACTAATCGGTGGTCTCTTCTCTAATAGTATCGCTATCATCTCTGATGCCTTTCATGATTTTGGAGATGCTTTATCATTGGCTCTTGTTTGGTATCTGCAAAAAATTTCAACAAAACCAAAAGACAGTTTATTTGATTATGGATACAAAAGGTTCTCCATACTCGGAGCACTCATCATATCCGTTATCCTTTCTGTTGGTTCCATATTTATGATCATCGAATCTATCAAAAGATTCATCACTCCGGAAGAAACAAAAGCAGATGTAATGTTTGCACTTGCCATCATTGGTGTTATTGTCAACGGGATTGCCATGATTCGACTCAACCATGGCAAATCACTCACTGAAAAAGCAGTGTTTCTTCATTTTTTAGAAGATATACTCGGATGGATTGCAGTGCTTATCGGTAGTGTTGTTATGATGTATTTCAAAGTCCCCTGGTTCGATCCATTGTTATCGTTATCGATTGCATTATGGATTTTATGGAATGCATACGGTAACATCAAACAAGTGATGGTTGTAATGTTACAAGCTGTTCCCGAATCAGTGGATCGTAATGACCTCATTGAACATTGGGAAAAAATCAAAGGGATTCAGTCGGTTCACGATATCAAAATTTGGAGTTTGGATGGGAATCACCATGTTGCTTCCCTACATGTACTCATAGACAAAACGGTCAAACTAAACGAATTCCAAAAAATTAAAGAAAAAATTAGAAAGGTTGCATTGGAATTTGAAATCATCCACACAACCATCGAACTAGAAACTGACGGCGAACAGTGTAAACTTCATTCAGACTGA
- a CDS encoding glutathione S-transferase family protein, with protein sequence MKIYGDRQSGNSYKLLLVTSFLEIPYEWQDIDIKKGETKTDSFLQMNPNGKIPVLILDDGRILSESNAILNFLAEGSHLLPKDNFERAKVFQWQFFEQYSHEPYIAVARFISHYLGIPEERRAEYESKQIGGHKALQVMETQLTKTKFLVGDFMTTADISLFAYTHVAHEGGFDLSLYPKILDWIKRIQSLDKFKPMNSV encoded by the coding sequence ATGAAAATTTACGGTGACAGACAATCAGGAAATAGTTATAAACTTTTACTTGTAACTTCCTTCTTAGAAATTCCGTATGAATGGCAAGACATCGACATTAAAAAAGGAGAAACCAAAACAGATTCATTTTTACAGATGAATCCGAATGGAAAAATTCCCGTTTTAATTTTGGATGATGGGAGGATTCTGTCGGAGTCCAATGCCATTTTGAATTTTTTGGCAGAAGGAAGTCATCTGCTTCCCAAAGATAATTTTGAACGAGCAAAAGTATTTCAGTGGCAGTTTTTTGAACAGTACAGTCATGAACCATACATTGCAGTAGCAAGATTTATCAGCCATTATCTGGGGATTCCTGAAGAAAGACGTGCCGAATACGAATCAAAACAAATTGGCGGTCATAAGGCCTTACAAGTTATGGAAACCCAACTAACAAAAACAAAGTTTTTAGTAGGAGATTTTATGACTACTGCGGATATATCTTTGTTTGCTTACACTCATGTTGCTCATGAAGGTGGATTTGATTTATCTTTGTATCCAAAGATTTTAGATTGGATCAAACGAATCCAATCTTTAGATAAATTTAAACCAATGAATTCAGTCTGA